From Streptosporangium album, the proteins below share one genomic window:
- a CDS encoding SOS response-associated peptidase, producing the protein MCGRYASARNKQELLEEFEVEVDGAAEEELGPDYNVAPTKPVYAVMSRVPKNNPEGRAVRQLQILRWGLVPAWAKDPSIGSKMINARVETVAEKPSYRKAFAGRRCLLPADGYFEWAVSEGAGTAKKPKKQPYFIQPADGGVMAMAGLYEFWRDRGRADDDPLAWLVTCAVITTSALDEAGKIHDRMPMLIERDRWAEWLDPGVPDAHDFLIPAGATGLKAYPVSTAVNSVRNNGPELVEPLKEEEGDGRALF; encoded by the coding sequence ATGTGCGGGAGATACGCGTCTGCTCGGAACAAGCAGGAGTTGCTTGAGGAGTTCGAGGTCGAGGTCGACGGGGCCGCCGAGGAGGAGCTCGGGCCCGACTACAACGTCGCCCCCACCAAACCGGTCTACGCGGTGATGAGCCGGGTGCCGAAGAACAATCCGGAAGGCCGGGCGGTCCGGCAGCTCCAGATCCTCCGGTGGGGCCTGGTCCCCGCCTGGGCGAAGGATCCGTCCATCGGCTCAAAAATGATCAACGCGCGGGTGGAGACGGTGGCCGAGAAGCCGTCCTACCGTAAGGCGTTCGCCGGGCGCAGGTGCCTGCTGCCCGCGGACGGCTACTTCGAATGGGCCGTGTCGGAGGGGGCCGGGACGGCCAAGAAGCCGAAGAAACAGCCCTACTTCATCCAGCCGGCCGACGGCGGGGTCATGGCCATGGCCGGGCTGTACGAATTCTGGCGCGACCGCGGCCGGGCCGACGACGATCCGCTCGCGTGGCTGGTGACCTGCGCGGTCATCACCACCTCCGCCCTGGACGAGGCCGGGAAGATCCACGACCGGATGCCGATGCTGATCGAGAGGGACCGCTGGGCGGAGTGGCTCGACCCCGGGGTGCCCGACGCGCACGACTTCCTCATTCCCGCCGGTGCCACCGGGCTGAAGGCGTATCCGGTCTCCACCGCGGTGAACTCGGTGCGCAACAACGGCCCGGAGCTCGTCGAGCCCTTGAAGGAGGAGGAAGGTGACGGACGGGCCCTCTTCTGA
- a CDS encoding TraR/DksA family transcriptional regulator, protein MNFTTARVRLENMLAELDRSIGVLRGDPSAVHDRSPADAGSVLTDADRNRAMLEAAARHRRSVLDALRRLDDGRYGLCADCGGSVPEDRLEARPEAARCLQCQSKRERRH, encoded by the coding sequence GTGAACTTCACGACCGCGCGTGTGCGCCTGGAGAACATGCTGGCCGAGCTCGACCGGTCCATCGGCGTCCTGCGAGGAGATCCGTCGGCCGTGCACGACCGATCCCCGGCGGACGCCGGATCGGTCCTGACGGACGCGGATCGCAACCGGGCCATGCTGGAGGCGGCCGCCCGGCACCGCCGCTCCGTGCTCGATGCGCTCAGGCGGCTGGACGACGGGCGCTACGGCCTCTGCGCCGACTGCGGCGGCTCCGTGCCGGAGGACAGGCTCGAAGCGCGTCCCGAGGCCGCCCGCTGCCTGCAGTGCCAGTCGAAGCGCGAGCGCAGGCACTGA